One region of Olleya sp. Hel_I_94 genomic DNA includes:
- a CDS encoding glycosyltransferase family 2 protein, with product MITALAITYNEAHNIERYINSMSFADEIIIVDSFSTDQTETLAQHPKVTFVKRVFDDFSSQKNYAISLAKHDWVTFFDLDEVVPEALATELVATVRSNPIAKAFRVKRDYHFMGKRIKYSGFQTDIAVRLFNKNHCKYNGKLVHEAIQTTATIGKLRHHVKHQTYKDFDNYNQKLTQYSKLQAEALFKKNVRPNLYHFLFRPWYRFMHQYFLRFGFLDGKEGFIICYVHAFSVFKRYIQLWTMYRNID from the coding sequence ATGATAACTGCTCTAGCAATAACATATAACGAAGCACATAATATAGAACGCTATATTAATAGTATGTCTTTTGCAGATGAAATTATTATCGTAGACTCCTTTAGTACTGACCAAACCGAAACATTAGCACAACATCCAAAAGTCACGTTTGTCAAACGCGTTTTTGACGATTTTTCTTCGCAAAAAAATTATGCAATTAGTTTAGCAAAACACGATTGGGTAACATTTTTTGATTTAGATGAAGTAGTGCCTGAAGCATTAGCTACAGAGCTTGTCGCTACCGTTAGGTCTAATCCAATAGCTAAAGCTTTCCGCGTAAAGCGTGATTACCATTTTATGGGAAAACGTATTAAATATAGTGGTTTTCAAACAGATATTGCTGTCCGTTTATTTAACAAAAACCATTGCAAGTATAATGGTAAATTAGTACATGAAGCTATACAAACTACTGCTACCATTGGTAAATTAAGACACCACGTTAAGCACCAAACGTATAAAGATTTTGATAATTATAATCAAAAATTAACGCAGTACAGTAAACTACAAGCAGAAGCTTTATTTAAAAAGAATGTACGTCCAAATTTGTATCATTTTTTATTTAGACCTTGGTACAGATTTATGCACCAATACTTTTTAAGGTTTGGATTTTTAGATGGTAAAGAAGGATTTATTATTTGTTATGTCCATGCATTTTCGGTGTTTAAACGCTATATCCAATTATGGACCATGTATCGTAATATAGATTAA
- a CDS encoding glycosyltransferase family 2 protein: MKHLKTTLLIATYNWPEALDLVLQSALNQSQLPDEVIIADDGSTNDTKVLIDSFKTKFEIPLIHIWQKDEGFKKAHILNKAIAKASGDYIIQVDGDCIMHPHFIKDHLQFVQENTYLFGSRVNIQKDYLDTLFKTKQTSFSAFSKGIKKRTRALHIPMLSKLYKPNAEFSSKFRGCNTSYFKKDFIAVNGYNENITGWGREDSELVLRMHNNGLQARRLRYRGIVFHIYHNEKSRDRFEINDTIEQKTITQSIKWAKNGVDKYLP; the protein is encoded by the coding sequence ATGAAGCATTTAAAAACAACCTTATTAATAGCTACTTATAATTGGCCAGAAGCATTAGATTTAGTTTTACAAAGCGCATTAAACCAAAGTCAGTTACCTGATGAAGTTATTATTGCAGATGATGGGTCAACTAATGATACTAAAGTTTTAATTGATAGTTTTAAGACAAAATTTGAAATTCCTTTGATTCATATTTGGCAAAAAGACGAAGGATTTAAAAAAGCCCATATTTTAAACAAAGCAATAGCAAAAGCATCAGGAGATTATATAATCCAGGTAGATGGAGACTGTATTATGCATCCGCATTTTATTAAGGATCATTTACAATTTGTTCAAGAAAACACTTATTTATTTGGATCTAGAGTAAATATCCAAAAAGATTATTTAGATACTTTGTTTAAGACTAAACAAACCTCTTTTTCAGCTTTTTCTAAAGGAATAAAAAAACGTACTCGTGCTTTACATATTCCAATGCTAAGTAAATTATATAAACCAAATGCTGAGTTTTCAAGTAAATTTAGAGGTTGTAATACCTCTTATTTTAAAAAAGATTTTATCGCTGTTAATGGTTATAATGAAAATATAACTGGTTGGGGAAGAGAAGATTCTGAATTAGTCTTAAGAATGCATAATAATGGTTTGCAAGCTAGACGCTTACGTTATAGAGGTATTGTGTTTCATATATATCACAACGAAAAATCTAGAGATAGATTTGAGATTAATGATACTATTGAGCAAAAAACTATTACTCAAAGTATTAAATGGGCAAAAAACGGAGTAGATAAGTATTTACCTTAA
- a CDS encoding glycosyltransferase family 2 protein, whose product MDVSIIIVNFNSSGYTINCIDSIYKFTKDLSFEIIVVDNQSKPEDVKTLESHLKIADFTLIKSKENLGFGGGNDLGYQHASGNHLAFVNNDAELTENSLLQLLHYSQSQPKVGCIGLKQVNEDGHPFKYSFRQFIDLKYHLFDQKKPVKYYSNLYNSDLSEPFTVDLVSGAFMFFKTEAYKKCGGFDPKIFLFYEEMDICLRLKKQGYITQYYPKSTFIHYMGKSSGNVAIKREFTVSYLYVIKKNYSTLYYQFLRFILILKYGIKSIFKPKKHLIPFKIALKGGDSLRFSMRAKG is encoded by the coding sequence ATGGATGTCTCTATAATTATTGTAAACTTTAATTCTTCTGGTTATACCATTAATTGTATTGACTCTATTTACAAATTTACTAAAGACCTTAGTTTTGAGATTATTGTTGTTGATAACCAATCTAAACCAGAGGATGTTAAAACGTTAGAATCACACTTAAAAATTGCTGATTTTACTTTAATTAAAAGCAAAGAAAATTTAGGCTTTGGAGGCGGAAATGATTTGGGTTACCAACATGCTAGTGGTAACCATTTAGCATTTGTAAACAATGATGCTGAGTTGACTGAAAACTCGCTTTTACAGTTATTACATTACAGTCAATCTCAACCTAAAGTAGGCTGTATTGGTTTAAAACAAGTAAATGAAGATGGACATCCATTTAAATATAGTTTTAGACAATTTATTGATCTAAAATACCATTTATTTGATCAAAAAAAACCAGTCAAGTATTATAGTAATTTATACAACTCTGACTTATCAGAACCCTTTACGGTTGATTTAGTTTCTGGTGCTTTTATGTTTTTTAAAACGGAAGCTTATAAAAAATGTGGTGGATTTGATCCTAAAATATTTTTATTTTATGAAGAAATGGATATTTGCCTACGCTTAAAAAAACAAGGTTACATTACACAATATTATCCTAAATCTACATTTATCCATTACATGGGAAAAAGCTCTGGAAATGTTGCTATAAAACGCGAATTTACAGTCTCATACCTTTATGTAATAAAGAAAAACTACAGTACGTTGTATTACCAATTTTTACGTTTTATTTTAATTTTAAAATACGGAATTAAAAGTATCTTTAAACCTAAAAAGCATTTAATACCGTTTAAAATAGCGCTTAAAGGTGGAGACTCTTTAAGGTTTTCAATGCGAGCTAAAGGTTAA
- a CDS encoding glycosyltransferase, which yields MKKKLNKNKVFFNENDFKFSDKNVLIIDEIIPEFNKDSGSRRLTEIIKLLLKNKVSVFLVADLKQYKYKSDYIQKFKDLGVNVYQPSIDSKGDLVTIEGFIKQMAPKMDVAWLHRPLIFDKYQALVKKANPKVKLVFDMVDFHYIRLLREYELNKDEALKAEAEKFLKIELQNCKNADVVIAISTTDKVLLKQHFNTDEKVVLISNIHQYIDKSEDFNSFENRKDLLFVGSFRHDPNTDAVKYLKQNVMPIVWQTLPEVTVNIIGSYITDDIKDLASSNFKLLGFVDDLNVVINNSKLFVAPLRFGAGIKGKIGQSLEHSLPLVTTDVGAEGFDFGNQKQIMIANNTEAIAQKVINLYTNKVLWDEASNSCKTILEPFSLKVTENQLLQIINL from the coding sequence TTGAAAAAGAAACTCAATAAAAATAAAGTTTTTTTTAATGAAAATGATTTTAAATTCTCCGATAAAAACGTATTAATTATAGATGAAATTATTCCTGAATTTAATAAAGATTCTGGGTCAAGACGCTTAACTGAAATTATAAAACTATTACTAAAAAATAAAGTATCAGTATTTTTAGTAGCAGATTTAAAACAATATAAGTACAAAAGTGATTACATTCAAAAATTTAAAGATTTAGGTGTTAATGTATATCAACCAAGTATAGATAGTAAAGGTGATTTAGTTACAATTGAAGGCTTTATTAAGCAGATGGCACCAAAAATGGATGTAGCTTGGCTACATAGACCATTAATTTTTGATAAGTATCAAGCTTTAGTGAAAAAAGCAAATCCAAAGGTTAAGTTAGTGTTTGATATGGTAGATTTTCATTATATCAGATTATTAAGAGAATATGAACTTAATAAAGATGAAGCATTAAAGGCTGAAGCCGAAAAATTTCTTAAAATAGAATTACAAAATTGTAAAAATGCAGATGTTGTTATTGCGATTTCAACGACAGATAAAGTATTACTTAAACAACATTTTAATACAGACGAAAAAGTAGTTTTAATTAGTAACATTCATCAATATATAGATAAGTCTGAAGATTTTAATTCCTTTGAAAACAGAAAAGACTTACTCTTTGTAGGTAGCTTTAGACATGATCCCAATACTGATGCAGTAAAATATTTAAAACAAAATGTTATGCCAATTGTTTGGCAAACACTTCCAGAGGTTACAGTTAATATTATAGGCAGTTATATTACAGACGATATTAAAGACTTAGCCTCAAGCAACTTTAAGCTTTTAGGTTTTGTAGACGATTTAAATGTAGTAATTAATAACTCAAAACTATTTGTTGCTCCTTTACGTTTTGGAGCTGGTATAAAAGGTAAAATTGGACAAAGTTTAGAGCATAGTTTACCCTTAGTTACAACAGATGTTGGAGCAGAGGGTTTTGATTTTGGAAACCAAAAACAAATAATGATTGCCAATAATACTGAAGCAATAGCTCAAAAAGTGATCAATTTATATACTAACAAAGTGCTTTGGGATGAAGCATCTAATAGTTGTAAAACTATTTTAGAACCGTTTTCATTAAAAGTTACTGAAAATCAATTACTGCAAATAATTAACCTTTAG
- a CDS encoding polysaccharide pyruvyl transferase family protein, with the protein MNLIYYKSEKGNFGDDLNVWLWPKVFKQDLFQDNKDVAFFGIGSILIENSDFINKAETYNKKVIFGTGVRSINEAFDFDNSWDVRFVRGPYSSFKLTGKADNYIADGAYFLALLPEYSNYLKLPKKHDIGFVPYFKSIDKVNWQKICDALGWKLILPTNGDVEQFMKEISSCNSIISEAMHGCILADALRVPWKRLRFNAHLFEGEKVSEFKWNDWLLSIGIKKNVFIEAPMPKRQKLNKIFKSAYKKETENYLLNKLKLHDVVDFNLSSEKTMEDMKIKMEKEVDNFINEYL; encoded by the coding sequence TTAAACAAGATTTGTTTCAGGATAATAAAGATGTTGCATTTTTTGGTATTGGTTCCATTTTAATTGAAAACTCTGATTTTATAAATAAAGCAGAAACATATAATAAAAAGGTCATTTTTGGAACAGGAGTAAGGTCAATTAATGAGGCTTTTGATTTTGATAATTCGTGGGATGTTAGGTTTGTTCGTGGACCTTATAGTTCCTTTAAACTTACAGGGAAAGCAGATAATTATATAGCTGATGGCGCATACTTTTTAGCGTTGTTACCCGAATATTCAAATTATTTAAAACTACCTAAAAAGCATGATATAGGTTTTGTGCCTTATTTTAAGTCTATAGATAAGGTAAATTGGCAGAAAATATGTGACGCATTGGGTTGGAAATTAATACTACCTACAAATGGTGATGTGGAACAATTTATGAAAGAAATTTCAAGTTGTAATTCCATTATTAGCGAAGCTATGCATGGTTGTATTCTGGCAGATGCACTAAGAGTCCCTTGGAAAAGACTTCGTTTTAATGCTCATTTATTTGAAGGAGAAAAGGTCTCTGAATTTAAATGGAATGATTGGTTATTGTCTATAGGGATTAAAAAAAATGTTTTTATTGAAGCACCAATGCCCAAACGACAAAAATTAAATAAGATTTTTAAATCGGCTTATAAAAAAGAAACGGAAAACTATTTATTAAATAAATTAAAATTACATGATGTAGTAGATTTTAACTTGTCGTCTGAAAAAACAATGGAAGACATGAAGATTAAAATGGAAAAAGAAGTGGATAATTTTATAAATGAATACTTGTAG